The sequence CGATCCGAGAGCCTGCATCCGCTCTCGCGCTGACATCGCGACGCGCGAGTCGCGTCACGAGAGACTCAGGGCGCGGCGCAGTAGCGAAGCTCGACCGGTGATCCGATCGGCACGTCACCCGGTGCGACCGACATCGAGTGCACGGTCGGGGGTTCCGTGGGAGCGCAATCCGCCTCTTCCACCGGCTCCGGGGTCAGACCGAGGTCGGTGAGGTTCGTCGTCGCGGCCTCGACGGTCCACCCGACGAGGTCGGTCAGCGTCACCTTGCCGCTGGCGACGACGAGATTGACGACGGTGTCGGGGGCGACCTCGGTCTCTGCCGCTTCGCTGGCGGAGATCACGGTGCCGGCGGCCAGACCCTTGTCGTTGCGCTGGATGACGGTCCCGAGTTCGAGGCCGGCGGCCTTCAGTGCCTTGGTGGCATCCTCGAGGCCCATGCCTTCGATCTTCGGCACCACCACGGTCTCCACGCCCGAGGAGACGTGAACGGTGACCGTCGAGCCCTCCTCCACCGAGACCCCTGCCTCGGGGTCGGTGCGGATGACGTTGCCCTCGGTGATCTCGGAACTCGACTCGATCACGATCTTCGCGGTCAGATCGAGCTTGGCGAGGTCGTCCTGCGCGCGCTCGGATGACACGTTCACGAGATTGGGGATGATGCGCGAGGTGCTCGGCACCTCGGGCGGACGCATGCTGATCGTGACCACCCAGAACAGCACGGACGCCAACAGCACCGCGAGCAGCGCGACACCGGCCCAGATCCAGGCGACCGGAGGGCCGGACTGGGTGCGGGTCATGGTGGTGTCGGAGCTGAGCTGGCGCAGCGAACGTGCCGTCTCCTGCGCCTGACGCGGGCTCGGACCGTACAGCTCGCTCGTCAGCGCACCGAGCTGCTTGCGGGTCGGCGCGCTCCCGGTGACGGCGGCATCGAGGGCGGCGCGGAAGTGCGCGGCATCCGGGTACCGCTGATAGGGGTCTTTCGCGAGGGCCCGCAGGACGATCGGGTCGAGCGCGCCCGGCGCGTCCTCGTTCACCTCGGTCGGCGGGATCGGGGTTTCGCTGACGTGCTGGTAGGCGACGGCCACCGGCGACTCGCCACGGAACGGCTGGCGGCCGGTGAGCAGCTCGTACAGCACGACACCGGTCGAGTACAGGTCGGCGCGGGCATCCACGGGCTCGCCCTTGGCCTGCTCCGGTGAGAAGTAGGCGGCCGTGCCGATGATCTGGGTGGTCTCCGCCACGGTCGACGAGGAGTCGGAGACGGCTCGGGCGATGCCGAAGTCCATCACCTTGACCTGGCCCTTGTCGGTCACCATGACGTTGCCGGGCTTGATGTCGCGGTGGACGACACCCGCGCGGTGCGAGTAGTCGAGCGCCTCGAGGATGCCGTCGACGTAGCGCACCGCGTCTTCGACAGGCACCGGGCCGTCGGCGATGATCTTCTTCAGCAGCGTGCCCTTGACGAGCTCCATCACGATGTACGGCGGCTCGTCGGACGACGGGTCGTTCGACGACGGGTCGCCGGCGTCGAACACGCGGACGATCGAGGGGTGCGACATGCGGGACGCCGCCTGCGCCTCCAGCCGGAACCGGGTGCGGAAGGCGGTGTCGCGAGCGAGGTCGGGATCGAGGATCTTGATCGCGACCTCACGGCCGAGCGTCAGGTCGAATCCGCGATAGACCTTGGCCATTCCGCCATGCCCGATGAGCTCGTCGACGCGGTATCGACCCGCGATGACTCGTGGCTCTGTGGACACGTACTACCCCCTGGA is a genomic window of Microbacterium maritypicum containing:
- the pknB gene encoding Stk1 family PASTA domain-containing Ser/Thr kinase, which encodes MSTEPRVIAGRYRVDELIGHGGMAKVYRGFDLTLGREVAIKILDPDLARDTAFRTRFRLEAQAASRMSHPSIVRVFDAGDPSSNDPSSDEPPYIVMELVKGTLLKKIIADGPVPVEDAVRYVDGILEALDYSHRAGVVHRDIKPGNVMVTDKGQVKVMDFGIARAVSDSSSTVAETTQIIGTAAYFSPEQAKGEPVDARADLYSTGVVLYELLTGRQPFRGESPVAVAYQHVSETPIPPTEVNEDAPGALDPIVLRALAKDPYQRYPDAAHFRAALDAAVTGSAPTRKQLGALTSELYGPSPRQAQETARSLRQLSSDTTMTRTQSGPPVAWIWAGVALLAVLLASVLFWVVTISMRPPEVPSTSRIIPNLVNVSSERAQDDLAKLDLTAKIVIESSSEITEGNVIRTDPEAGVSVEEGSTVTVHVSSGVETVVVPKIEGMGLEDATKALKAAGLELGTVIQRNDKGLAAGTVISASEAAETEVAPDTVVNLVVASGKVTLTDLVGWTVEAATTNLTDLGLTPEPVEEADCAPTEPPTVHSMSVAPGDVPIGSPVELRYCAAP